From a single Drosophila kikkawai strain 14028-0561.14 unplaced genomic scaffold, DkikHiC1v2 scaffold_269, whole genome shotgun sequence genomic region:
- the LOC138929519 gene encoding uncharacterized protein: MEYLQELQMRNKWKTASQNVKEGLLVLVKEDNVPVMSWPMGRIVKTYPGKDDHVRVVDVKTASGIFKRSVTRLAPLLKEETAVKRPHSSIEDTTAKDEMPTQRRKISPSILPTLLAMLLILPLALGQQTKVTHFTNQPGLFYERIGTSRMAISDWTIIVYYDLQPYWSDMRVLAAGITELKHKCSELQNVNACNSIYAHFQHVHAELQTGNELINHSRQRRSPLDIVGNVANSLFGVLDSKYAEDMSKVINDVKSNEDVLMMLLKKKTSILDSTINVVRKSNSATNDRIRNIERQIDALTRERGKYQGNYLQQAFMILTAQLTLLANGMQRMQNEITNVLTDIRHRTISPMLVSPQQLRDQLDQIREHIPPDQQLPVASNDVIQLYRIMHAEGTTTTDHVIFKITLPLVSTAQQEVFSVIPIPAWKAGSWHEFKLKTRIITVNAHRDQFMGLTTDEFDQCLQLPKDEHICVNHQATFSVDNRCEFQLFNNKTETECETAKSKSDLIWSATHQRNRWMFATHSPIELQAVCKGAPSTVQMEGTGLLSLTAGCTARNSKISVSTFSTRRSETKAAYIPYNNNWPN; encoded by the exons atggagtatctacaagagcttcaaatgcgcaacaagtggaaaaccGCATCACAAAACGTGAAAGAGGGACTACTTGTGCTAGTCAAGGAAGACAACGTGCCTGTGATGAGTTGGCCAATGGGACGAATAGTGAAGACATATCCCGGTAAGGACGACCATGTCCGAGTAGTAGATGTAAAGACTGCATCTGGGATCTTCAAACGGTCAGTAACTCGTCTCGCGCCActgttaaaagaagaaacagcCGTTAAACGTCCGCACAGTTCCATCGAAGATACAACGGCAAAGGATGAAATGCCTACACAGAGGAGGAAGATATCACCTTCGATCCTTCCAACCCTGCTGGCAATGTTACTCATTCTGCCACTAGCGTTGggacaacaaacaaaggtcACGCATTTCACAAATCAGCCAGGACTGTTCTATGAAAGAATCGGGACCTCTAGAATGGCAATTTCAGACTGGACCATCATTGTATATTACGACTTGCAACCATATTGGAGTGACATGAGAGTATTGGCTGCCGGGATAACTGAACTCAAGCACAAGTGTTCAGAATTACAGAATGTCAATGCATGTAACTCTATATACGCGCACTTTCAACACGTACATGCCGAATTACAAACCGgaaatgagcttattaatCACTCACGGCAGCGAAGATCACCGCTAGATATAGTCGGTAATGTGGCGAACTCATTATTTGGCGTGCTGGATTCCAAGTATGCGGAAGATATGTCCAAGGTCATAAACGATGTCAAATCAAACGAGGACGTCTTAATGATGCTACTGAAGAAAAAAACATCAATCTTGGATTCCACTATAAATGTGGTAAGGAAAAGCAATTCAGCTACCAACGACCGCATACGAAACATAGAACGACAAATAGATGCTCTCACcagagaacgaggaaaatatcaaggcaactatctgcaacaagcattcatgatcctgacagcccagctcactctactggcaaatggaatgcagcgaatgcaaaatgagATAACCAACGTTCTTACCGACATTCGCCACCGAACAATTAGCCCTATGCTAGTTTCTCCCCAACAATTAAGGGATCAACTTGATCAGATTAGGGAACACATCCCACCGGATCAACAGCTGCCAGTCGCTTCAAATGACGTAATACAACTCTATCGAATCATGCATgccgagggaacaacaaccactgaccatgttatcttcaaaataacgctGCCATTAGTATCCACAGCGCAGCAAGAAGTTTTCAGCGTCATCCCCATCCCTGCATGGAAGGCAGGAAGCTGGCATGAATTCAAGCTCAAAACAAGGATCATAACTGTCAATGCCCATAGAGACCAATTCATGGGACTAACTACTGACGAGTTTGATCAATGTCTACAATTGCCAAAGGATGAACACATATGCGTCAATCATCAAGCTACGTTTAGCGTAGATAATCGAtgtgaatttcagttgttcAATAACAAGACTGAAACGGAATGTGAGACTGCTAAATCGAAGTCCGATTTAATATGGTCAGCAACACATCAACGAAACAGATGGATGTTTGCAACACACAGTCCGATCGAACTGCAGGCGGTATGCAAGGGAGCTCCCTCCACAGTACAAATGGAAGGAACAGGCTTACTATCACTCACCGCAGGTTGCACGGCGCGCAACTCAAAAATCAGTGTTAGTACATTTAGCACAAGGCGCAGCGAGACAAAGGCAGCATAT ATaccctacaacaacaactggccaaactaa